GCGTCAATTTCTCTCACGGCATAGTGTATCCCTATGTTGACATGGTGTCAATATGGGTTCTGTGCATGCGGTTTCGCATCATTACAAGGTTGACAGGCTGCTGAAATTTGTCTGTGATGCACTAGAATCGGATTGGATGTTGAGAAGTTGGTTGCGAAAAGATAAAAACCCTTGGAATCGGCATGATTCCAAGGGTTATCTGTGGAGCTAGCCGGGTTCGAACCGGCGACCCTCTGCTTGCAAAGCAGATGCGCTACCAGCTGCGCTATAGCCCCAGTGAAAAAAAGAGCGGCACGCGGGCCGCTTCACTTTTTTCTGTGGGCCCGGGAGGACTTGAACCTCCGACCTCATCCTTATCAGGGATGCGCTCTAACCAGCTGAGCTACGGGCCCGATTCATACGCTCTAAAAGCGCACAAGTAGTTATAATACCGATTCCCTTTGACTTGTCAATGCGTAAGAGACGGCGTGTCGCGGGTGGTGCCTTGCTGGGGGAGTGCGGTTGTGTCGTGCTGCGGACGGACAATATGCGGCATGAAGATTGATGGGCTGGAAGTGCAGGTGGTGCGTAAACCCATCAAGAATATGTACCTGCGCATCAAGCCGCCGAATGGTGTGGTCATGATTTCCGCGCCGCGGCGGATGGCCGAGCAGACCATTATTGATTTTGTCCGGGATCGGAGGCCTTGGATTGATAATCACCGGCGTCGTATGGCACTTGCCCGAGAGCGTTCGGTGATTGGCAGCTTGGGCGATTCCTGGCAGCGTGGCGCCGGCCATGGGGGAGTGGGCCTTGCTTCGGGCGGGTTCGATGGTGTAAACAACGGCAGTAGTGTGGCCACCGATAATGCGGCATTGACGTGGACTAAAGAGTTGCGTGAACGTGCGTCGGCCAATATCAACGCACAGTTGCCTGCGTTGCTGGCCAGATGGGGGCCGATTGTTGGCCGTACTCCTACGCATATCACGTTGCGGGTGATGACTTCTCGTTGGGGGTCATGCACGCCTCGTACCGGCCGAGTCCGCCTGAACCTTCAGTTGGGCCTTATGGAGCCGCAATTCCTGGAATATGTGCTGGTGCACGAAATGACCCATTTGTGGGAAAGCGGTCACGGTACCGGATTCCAGCGGCGCATGACTACGTATCTGCCGAATTGGAAGGCGTTGCGCCGCGATCTCAATCGTCGTGTGGTGCTGTAGGGGGTTATTCGGGATGAGGTAGTTGTGGTTCCTGCCATAACTGCATGGCAACGCTGGCCCGTAGTGTGACGGTGGTTGTCTGCTTCCTTTTATTCCGGATAGTCGCCGTCGCCACTCCTGGTAGTCCTTGGGGGTGGAAGGATGCCGGCCCCTTGCCGGTTCCTGACGATGGATCATGGTCGACACCCGAGTGTCGTTTCCTTGTCAGTTTCGGACGTTTGCGGGTCGGCCTGCCTTTCGGTGGGGTCGGGGCGACGTGCTTGTGTCCGAGATATCGGCATCCTTTCCCGGCGATGTTGACAGCCGAACCGTAGTCACGTGGGATGGTCCGCCCGCAGCCGGGGCACTGGTATTCCCTGGCTTTGCCGAGGTTCTTGTGGAGCGGACCTGCAGGCCATCGTCGACGAGATCAACGACACCCCCATGAAGGCCCTGGGCCGGGAAACGCCCAACGAGGCTTGGTATCGCGAACTCGGCAAGGTAATGTCGAGGACAAGCCACCCAAGGACGAGCGTTGCACTTACAAATTGAATCTGGATGTCGTTCCTCTTCCGACAGGTGCGAATACCCTTGGCCCAAGGTGCAACACCCCTTCGTTTGGTTATCTGGACAATCTCCAATCTAACGGGTGTTGCACTTTCAATTAGACAACGGGACCTGATGATCTACCAACAAGTGCGGCACATCGATGAACTCGAACGGCACATCAGCGAACTTCAGCTGGAGCTGAAGTAGCGTGAAGGCCAGCAAGAGTGAGCTGATCGGTCCAACCGAGCTACTCAGCCAACCAATCCAGCCAGTCCGATCAGACCGACCTAACTGATCAGAACGGGCCTTCTGACCAGTCCGAACCATCTGACCGACCTGTACTTGTTGACTAAGTGTGCGGCCCGTCATTCGTTATGGAACATGCCGGCCATGTATACAGGCAGGTAGGTTACATTCCCTTCGACTGAGACGTTGCACGGGCCAAGCACATAGCCTGTATTGAGATGGTATTCAGGGTGGGCGAGCACGTTGTCCATTGCGCGATGGCGTTTGTAGGATTTGCCGGACTTCACTTCAATCGGCAGCACGTGATCGTTGCGGTCTTGGATGAGGAAATCGAGCTCGCCAAGCTTCTTACTGTTGTAGTAATACAGGTCAAATCCGTGAGCGCGTAGCTCTTGGGCCACCGCATTTTCATAGATTGAACCGTAGTTGATATCAGGGTTGCCGTCGAGTACGTCGAGCGCGGTTTTCTTGAGAAACGAGCCGGTAAGCAGACCCACGTCGTTGTAAAAGAGTTTGAAGAGGTTACGTTCCTTGCTCATCTCCAACGGTGTGCACGGTTCGTCCACGTTGTACGCGGCGACGGCTACATCCGCATTGACCAGCCAATCGAAATCGGAAGCAACCGATTGGAATCTCATGTTCTTTTCGATTTTGGCGAAGGTAAAGCGCTTGTTTGGGTTATTTAACTCGCTGGGCACCAAATCGTAGATAGCGCGGATATGCAGCCGGTCTTCTTTGCGCGCGTATTGGCTGATATCGCGGCGATATTCACGCTTTATGTTCTCTTGTATAGTGCGCACGTCCGCAACGCTGCCGTTTGCCACGAACGAGTCGACTGCGGCAGGCATGCCGCCGATGACCAGATATGTGGAGTATAGCTCCATGAGCCTTTGATGAATGAACTCATCCACTTCCTGGTGCTTGGCAAAGCATTCGGCAAGCATATCGAATACGTCGTTGCCGATATGCTGCGACCAGCAGAACTCTTGGAAATCCAGTGGATACATATCCAGCTCGGTCAGGTACCCGACCGGTACCGAGCGTATATCTTCGAGCTCGACTCCAAGTAGCGAGCCGGAAAGCGCGTAATCGAACCGACCATCATCTACAAGGAACTTAATTGCGGTGACCATTTCCTTGCAACGCTGGACCTCGTCAAAGAAAATCAGGGTTTTGCCGGGTGCTAATGGCGTATTTACGGCCAGTTCCAGCCTCATCAGTAGGTTTTTGGCATCGCGGGGCCGGTCGAATAATGCAACGAGGTCAGGGTTCTCGATGAAATTGAGCTCGGCGATATGGTCGTAATGCTGTTGGGCAAAGTGCCTGATGATATAGGTTTTGCCAATCTGACGGGCTCCGGTGACCAGCAGTGCAGTGCGTTTCGGCGCGGATCTCCAAGCTTCCAGCTGTGTCTCGATTTTTCTTCGCAGCATGAGAATCTCCAGTCATTTGTAGGCCTTGCATCTATGCTGGGCACGTTTTCCAACTGTTTATAGAGCATATTTTACACTTTTCCAACTATAAGAATGCGGTTTTGGCTACGTTTTCCAACCTCAGAATGGGGAGTTTTATACACTTTTCCAACTTATGTATGTGGAGATTCTCTATTTCACGTGAGACGAAAGTGGCTCCCCTCTTTGAGGGGAGCCACGGAATACAGCTTTTACTTATGCCAGGTGAGAGCGCATGAACCACTGGAACTTTTCGAGTTCCTGCACGTGATCCTGAATAACGTTGGAGCTGATGACGTCCAGCTCATCCAGCTCAGCGATGGCCTTGCGGTCGTCGGCGATGAAGGCGTCGTAGTACTCGATCAGCGCCTTGAGGTACTCCTCGGTGCCCACGCGGCCCTCAGCGTCGAACGACTTCCACGTGCGGTTGCGCACGATGGCGTCCGCGCGGCCGTCCGGGGTGCCGCCCAGCGTAGCGATGCGTTCGGCGGTTTCGTCAGCCTGGGCCAGCACGGCCTCGACCTCGGGGTCAAGCATCTCGTGAACGGCGATGAAGTTCGGGCCGGTCACATTCCAGTGAGCGTGCTTCAGGACCAGAGCAGCCTCCTGCTCCTGGCTCAGTCGGTTCTGCAGAATCGCGATGGCCTTCTCGCTGGTCGCCTCATCGAGTCCCGGCATAACAAATGCAAGTGTCATAATGTTCCTTCTTTCTATCGGTGGAACGTTGCTCTTCAATTCTACGATCTGCGGTTCTGCCCCGGGCCGAACAAATAGGTGGTGAATATCACGTGACTATTAGGACCAATTGCAAAAAACTCTCACTGGCAGCGGCTCAGTGAGAGTTTTTGCAAAACGCGGTTAGTTGGCGTCGTCAGTTTGGGGTTCCTCCGGCAGTGGCGCATGGTCCGGGGCACCGGCTTTGCGGACTTCGATGGTTTCGATGCGGCGGCCATCCACCTTGGTGATGACCATGTTGTAGCCGTCGTCGGAATGCAGCACGTCGCCCATCGCACCCATCTTGCCGGTCTTGGACAGGAAGTAGCCGGCGACCGTCTCGTACGGGCCGTCCTCCAATTCGATGCCGGTCAGATCGGCGAAGTCCTCAATGGTCATGCTGGCCTCGATCGTGGCCACACCATTGACGAACGCGGTGCGGGTGGTGCGTTCGCCGCCCTTCTCGCTGGGCAGATCGTACTCATCGCGAATATCGCCCACAAGCTCCTCAGTCATATCCTCAAGCGTCACGATGCCGTCCGTGCCGCCGTACTCGTCGATGACCACGGCCAGATGGATGCCGCGCTTACGCAGCAGTTCCAGGCTCGGCAGCAGCTTGGAGGTGCCGGGCAGGGAGATGCCTTCGCGCACCACATCGCGCACGATCTTGGCGTTCGGATCGCGCACGTCCAGCAGATCGCGCACATGCACGAAGCCGATCACGTCGTCGAAATCCTTGCCGGTCACCGGGTAACGGGAGTACGGCTGGTCGCGTACGAACGCGGCGGCCTCGGCCAGGGGCTGGTCGCCCTCGATGAAGACCACGTCGGCACGCGGGCGCATCACCTCGGCGACGATGGTTTCGGACGCATCGAACACATCGTCCAGAATCGTGCGTTCGTCCTTGGAGAGGTTGGTGTTGGAGCTGACCAGCACGCGCAGCTCGTCGTCGGACACCTCGGACTCGGTCTGCTGCGGGTCGAAGCCGAGCAGGCGGACGATGCCGTTCGTGTTCTTGCCGATGAGCCAGATGATCGGGCGGCAGACGGCGGCGAAGGCGTCGATGGCGGGCACCACGGCGCGCGCGATCTGCTCGGTGCGCTGCATGGCGATGCGCTTGGGCACCATCTCGGAGATAACGATGGAGCAGTAGGAGATGATGAGGGTCAGGATGATGTTCACCAGGCCGCCGGCGATGCCGGGGTGCACACCCCAGCTTTCGACCACCGGAATCAGGTAGGGGGCGATGGAAGAGGCGCCGAATGAGGCGGACAGGAAGCCGGAGAGCGTCACACCGATCTGCACGGTGGAGAGGAAGGTGTTCGGGTCACGTGCGATTTTGGCGACTTTGGCGCCGCGAGCGTCCTCCTGCTCCATTTGCTCGATCTGCGAGCCGCGCAGAGAGACCAATGCCAACTCGGTGCCGGAGAACACGGAACCGATAACGAGAAATACAAAAATCAGGAGGATGTTCAAACCAAGTGACATGCCTTTAACTCTAGGGGAGTGGCACGTCAAATTGGGGTGTGCTGGCTGGGCAGGGTTTGCTGGCTGCGCTGGCTATGTGAGGCGTGATGTGTGCCGACGTGCGTGACGGTGTGAAATAGTATGCAATGGTACGCAATCGTGTCATATGGTGTAATTTCGTGTAATTTGGTACGCATTCGTGTAATATAGTACGCAATCGTGGCAGATGGTACGTGTTGTGGGCAGGAGTATGGTCATGGCAAGCAATCCCTTCAAACCAACCGCCGGTAAAATGCCGCCGATTCTTATTGGTCGGCACTCCATCATCGAGGATTTTTCCGAAGCGTTGACCAACGGAGTAGGGGCTCCTGGGCGCATTATGCTGGTCACCGGGCAGCGTGGCTTTGGAAAGACGGTGATGCTCACCGAATTTCGGCGTATCGCCAAAGCGCAGCATTGGGAAGTCATTGGAGAGACGGCGTCCGCGGGGCTTGTCACGAGACTCATAGCGGCATTATCGCCTTCGGGATTGCGCCTGGATCAGGCCAACATCAGTCCTTCCATTGGAATTTCCGGCATTGCCACGGCGAGTCTCGGGCAAGCGCACTTTTCTGCGGAATTCAATCCGCTGACGTTGCGCAACGCGTTGAATAAACAGTTGGGCAGTAAGAAGCTCGGTAAGGGGAAGGGCATTCTTATCACCATCGATGAGACGCAAGCGGCCTCACACGATGATTTGGTGGCTATTGCTACAGCCGTGCAGCACGTCATTACGGATGCCGATGAAAGTGATACGCCTGATGCCGACAAGAAAGGCGTTGCCATCGTATTTGCCGGCTTGCCGTATATGGTCAACGATTTGCTGGATAACGAGGTGACCACATTTTTGCGCCGCGCGTTGCGCCGTGAGCTAGATAATGTGCCGCTTCCAGACGTCAAGAATGCGTTCTTGGAGACGGTTGCGGATTCCGGTAAGACCATCAGCGAGGAGGACGCGCTGGAGGCCGCTCGCCAGTCCGACGGATATCCGTATATGGTGCAGCTCGTCGGCTATTACATGTGGCAATCCGCGCAGCGTCGAGGCTCGAATGTCATTACTGCTGATGATGTGACAACCGGTGTTTCCGATGCGTTGCTCGCCTTCGACGATGCCGTATGCGCTCCGGCGTTGGACGGTACCACCAGCGCAGAACGGTTGTTCCTTACGGCGATGGCCGAAGATTCGCCGAATCCCACGCAGGTTGGCGATATTGTGGATCGCACGCGCAGAAGCCGCAGCTGGGTGAGCAAGTACCGGGCGATTCTCATCAAGGATCAGCTCATTCGACCAGCTGGGCATGGGCGGCTGGAGTTTGCGGTGCCGCATTTGGGGCAATATTTGCAGTCACTATAGAACTGCAAACAAGGCTCAGAAGCTCAGCACTTCCACTTTGCCGGAGTCGAGCTGGTAGCGGGCGCCGACGATCATGAGCTTGTCGTCGGCGAGAGCCTGCTGGATAACGGGGGACTGCTCCGCCAGAGTCTCAATGGTATGGGCCACGTGCACGCGCTCAATATCCTCGTGCTCCTCAAGTTCCGCCTCGCGCGCTTGCCACACGGACATGCCGGCCTGGCGTAGGATAATCGACTCGGCGGTGGCGATGTGCTCATCGAGATCATCCATGGCGTCGGCGGCTTCCAACGAACCATCTGCCTCGGAGGTGATGGTGCGCATCAGGTCGTCAAGCTCCTGCGTGGCGGCCTCGATTGCGCCGCAATGCTCATGGCCCAACACGCAGATCAGACTGACATGCAGCTTCTTGACCGCATACTCCAACGAAGCGATGACGGCACTATCGATGAGCTGGCCGGCGGTGCGTACGGTGAACAGGTCGCCCAAGCCCTCATCGAAGATGATTTCCGGAGGCACGCGCGAATCCGAGCAGGCCAGCACGGCCGCATCCGGATTTTGGCCGTCTAGCAACGTCTGGCGAGTTTCCTTGTCTTGCCATGGATGGTCCGGCTTGCCTTCGGCGAATCGGCGATTGCCTTGGAGCATACGGCTCCACGTCGCATTTGCGGTCGATTCCTGTTCAACGTCTGCCTGAGCCATGAAAACCTCCATTATCAGCGGACTGCTGGTACCCATAGTAGCGATTGGAAGTGCGGATTCGCGGCTGCATGCATAATCTGGCTTTGCCCAAAGCATAATGAGAACGCTCACAATCTCAATCCTGTTTAAGGGTGGGCCGTGATGATAGTCAGCACAAGGGCTGTGGCTGGTGTGATAAGGCTCATATGTTCTGTCCGTGCGAGCCCTGTGCCGCCACACTACGATGGGTTCTGGTAATCGCCTGAAGAATCCTGAAAGGACCGAAAATGACTCTTCTGCAGCATGAATTGACCGATTTCAAGGTGAACGCATTCCAGAACAACGAGTTCCACGAGGTGACCAAGGACGATGTGCTCGGCCACTGGTCCCTGTTCTTCTTCTACCCGGCTGACTTCACGTTCGTGTGCCCCACCGAGCTTGAGGACTTGGCCGAGAACTACGCCAAGTTCAAGGAAATCGGCTGCGAGGTCTACTCCGTCTCCTGCGACACCCACTTCGTGCACAAGGCCTGGCATGACGCCAACGAGAAGATCGCCAAGATTGAATACCCGATGCTGGCCGACCCGACCGCCCTATTGGCCAAAGATCTCGACACCTACAACGAAGTTGATGGCATGGCCGAACGCGGTGACTTCATCGTGAGCCCTGAGGGCAAGGTTGTGGCTTACGAGGTCATCTCCTCCAACGTGGGTCGTAACGCCGAAGAGCTGCTGCGCCGCGTGCAGGCCTCCCAGTTTGTCTACGAGCACGGCGACCAGGTTTGCCCTGCCAACTGGACCCCGGGCGAGGAAACCATTGAGCCCAGCCTCGACCTCGTCGGCCAGCTGTGACGGTTTGAACTAAGGCATGTTGTTTGCCCCCCGCTGGCGGGGGGCTGTCGGCAACGCCGACTGGAGGTGGTCGCGGCAATAGGTGAACCAACCCCCACCCGCTTCGCGGGAGCCCCCGCCAGCGGGGGCCTGTGTATATGCAAGGAGTTTCAATCATGACTCAGACCAATAATCTTTATGACGTCGTAGTCATTGGTGGCGGACCTGCAGGCCTTACCGCGGGTCTGTACTTGGCCCGCGCTCGCTACCGTGTGCTGATTCTCGAAAAAGACGATTTCGGCGGGCAGATCACCATCACCAACGAGGTCGTCAACTATCCGGGAGTTGGCCGCACCACGGGTCGTGCGCTCACCCAGACCATGCGTCAGCAGGCACAGGGCTTTGGCGCTGAATTCCTTTCCGCCGAGGCCACCGGCCTTGACGTGGACGGCGACATCAAAACCGTGCACACTTTGCGTGGCGACATCAAGACCTTCGGCATCCTCATCGCCACCGGCGCCAGCCCGCGCAAGCTGGGCTTCGAGGGCGAGGCCGAATACGCAGGCCGTGGCGTGGCTTACTGCGCCACCTGCGACGGCGAGTTCTTCGCCGGCAAGGAGGTGCTGGTGGTTGGCGGCGGATTCGCTGCGGCCGAGGAATCCGTGTTCCTGACTAAGTACGCCTCCAAAGTCACTGTTCTCGTGCGTGAACCGGACTTCACTTGTGACGCCGCAGTGGCCGCCGAGGCCAAAAACAACCCGAAGATCGACGTGCGCTATCAGGTCGAACTGAAGGGTGTCACTGCCGGTCAGGGCGGCCTGCGTGAGGCTTCGATTCTTGATTTGGCTACCGGTCAGACCGAAACTTGGAAGCCCGCCGATTCGGGCACGTTTGGTGTCTTCGTGTTTGCTGGCTATGTGCCTGCCACTGATTTGGTGTGCGGCGTGGTGGAGCTCGATGATCACGGTTACGTGGTCACGCATGACTATCTTGAAACCTCGGTGCCAGGCGTGTATGCGGCTGGCGATTTGCGCGTCAAGAACCTGCGCCAGGTGGTCACCGCCACCGCCGATGGTGCGATTGCTGCCGTGGAGCTGGAGCGTTACGCCAAGCAGATGAGCGAGAAAACCGGCATGGTGCCGCCTCGCCCCACCGTCTCCGCTTACGAGGAGTCCGAAGCGAAGGCCGCCTCCGCCGCCTCGGCCGCCGGCACGACGCCCGCTCCGGCACCCGCCAAGCGCAGTGCCGATGCCGCAGCCGCAGCCAGTGCCGCCAAGAAGCCCGGCGAGCTGTTCTCTGCCGCCATCAAGCAGCAGCTTGATGTGGTATTCGGGCGCATGACTCGCCCGGTCACGATTGCCCTTGAGCTGGATGACACTCCACTTTCGGCGGAATTGCAAGGCTTTATCGGCGAGATGGTCGCCTTGTCTGGTGGCAAGTTGAACTCGGTTGCCGTCGATGCCGCAGGGCTGATTACTGCGGTGGACGGTTCGAGTGCGCCTACGTCGTTGGTAGTCGGCGAGCCGCTGACCGTCACTCTGCCGAGTGGCACCGAACTGCCTACTTATGGTTCGTTAGACGATTCCGGCCGCGCCACATTCGACGTTGCCGGTGTCCTGCCACTCGCCCGCCCGGCCGTGCGCATCTGCGTGCCAGCCGAGGGCGACGAGGCCGGCAAGGACGGCGATGGTTCGCTGGTCTTCACCGGTCTGGCCTTCCACGGCGTACCTTCCGGCCATGAGTTCAACTCGTTTGTGCTCGGCCTGTACAACGCGGCCGGTCCCGGCCAGCCGCTGGGCGACGATCTGATCGAACGCGCGAAGTCCATCACGGATTCGCTGAACATCATGATTCTCGTCTCGCTCACCTGCACGATGTGCCCGGAAACCGTGCTCGCCTCCCAGCGTATTGCCTCTCTGAGTCCGGCCGTGCGCGCCGAAGCCTACGACGTCTCGCACTTCCCCGAACTCAAAGACCAGTACGGCGCGATGAGCGTGCCCTGCATCGTCATCACCCACGCCGACGGCACCCAGCAAGTCGAATTCGGCAAAAAGAGCATCCCCCAAATGCTCGAACTGGTCGGCGCGTAAGCCGCACGGCCTCAGCCGTATTCAACAGCAACAACAACGATTCTGCCAAAACCATGACGTGCATCGATTGATGCGCCCGATTCCGGCAGAATCGTTGTTCCGTCATGTCTTCATTTCCCGGTTTGACATGTTTTCGTTTCTGACTTTGACATGATTTTGATTCTTAGAAAACGTCCGCAGCCCCCTACCGGTGATTTGTTTGTTAACGGATTACACTGGAGTACCGTAAGGCAGGAACAATGGAGGGTTTGTGGGCAGAACTACGCCATAACCCCGTTTAGAGGAGTATTCACTGGGGCGGCAGCATGGAAGTGCTTTTGATCGGTAATACCGATTACATTACCGAACAGTGGATTCAGCATGCCTTTCCCCGAGACCATGTGGTGATAGCGGAACGAGAAGGCACCGTAGACGGCAATGACCGTCTCAGAATCGTCAACATGTCTGACGCCAACACCCTTGCCGAAACCCTTACCACATACGAATTTGATCGCATCGTATTCTTTTCCGAAAATCTGACCCCACGCAGCGACCGGTACGGCGATCTGGGAGCATTGCGAAGATTTCTGCATGCCATTCGCAACAGGCAAACGCAAATGCTGATGGTCAGCGGCCCCGAATCCGAATTTACCTATCCGGAAAACGCCGACGTACGTGATACCAGCAAAAGCCTGATATCTCGAGCGTCGGAAGAACTCTGCCTGTACTACGCACGCACCTACCGTCTGGAAGCGAAGATCATTCGCTGCCCATACTTGTATGCACCCGAACGCAATGGGGCAACCGCATATTTCGGCAGGCTGTTCGAACAGGCGTCAGCAGGGTCGATCTCATTCCGTGAACGCGAACAGCAGCAGACATGCTTTCTCTGCGCCGACGATCTTGCCGAACTGATCTACCGCATGTTCGACGATTGGACCGCCGAAAGCGATATATTCCATGTGCCCAACGTGTTCAACTTCACATACGGTGATTTAGCTGATGTGATCAGCGCGGCATTTCCCGGATTGTCGGTGACTTTTGGCGAAGACAGGCCCCAAAGTTACCCAGCAGACGATCATGTGCTGCGATTGCGCTATGGCTGGTCGCCGCGATATTCGCTCAAACAGGATCTTCCCCTGGTGCTGCAACGCTGGAAAGAGGCGCGTGCTCAGGAACAATCCGGAAAGCACCCGATCTGGGATTTTCTGCGCAACCATTCAAAACCATGGATCGCATTCGAAATCTGCGTCACGTTCATACTGGAGGAACTGCTTCGCACCGCGGTACAAGGCGACAGTCAGCTGGGAACCGTGGATTTGCGCCTATTTTTCGTGGTGATCGTCGGCACGATGTACGGAATGAACGCAGGCGTGTTCGCGGCCGCGCTCGCATGTGCCGGCATGGCGTTGTCGTACGCGTCGAACGGCGCGTCATTCGCTCCGTTGTTTTACGACACGTCGAACTGGCTTGCGTTCGTAGTGTATTTCGTTGCCGGCGCAGTATGCGGATACGTGCAGATGCGCAATCGCGAAAACCTGCGATTCATGCGTGACGAAAACAGTTTGCTGCGTGAACGACTTGCGTTCCTGCGTGACCTGTACGACGATGTGCTTGATGATCGTCGTATGCTGCGCGGACAGATTATCGGCAGGCGCGACAGTCTCGGCAAAATGTATGCGATGACCCGTGAATTGGACGAAGTGCTGCCTCGAAAGCTGTATCACGCGACCATTCGCATTATGCAAGATACGTTGGGCGGCGATAGTTTCGGTATTTACCGAATCGATAATGGTGGTCGTTTCGCGCATTTAGTGGCCGCGAGTCCGCAGACCGAATCCTTATTCAGTAAATCGGTGCTGCTTGAGAATTATGCCAACATTGTCACGGCCTTGGATCATGGCGGATTGTGGGTAAACCGCAATCTTGAACAAAACCTTCCAATGTATGCGGCGGGCGTGCGTGCCGATGGCAAGCTGGCCGTGGTGATTGTGCTTGCCAAAGCGCAGCCCGACCAAATGAACCTGTACTTCCAGAACCTGTTCACCATCATATGCGGCTTGGTGGAATCCGCGATGGTGCGTGCCTTCGATTATGAGAATGTTGCGTGGCAGACGATGCTGGTGCCCGGCACGGAATTCTTGAACACTCAGGTGTTCCTGTCCAAAGTGCTGGCTGCAAACGAGCTCAAGCACGCTCATATGAGCAATCATCTGCTGTTGCGTGTGGAAGACGCCTGGCAAGACGATGGTAGCCGCCTGATGGGAGCCATTCGTCAAACGGATGAGGCCGGTGTACTGCAGGACGGCAATGTGTATGTGCTCATGGATCAGGCCAGCGAGCATGAGCTGCCGATCATCAACGGTCGTTTGGCCCAGGCTGGATTGCATGTGAAGCTGGTTTCAGGCCACGAGGAAGATTCGTTGCTGGCTGAGGCTTCGGAACAAGTAGCTGCCGAGTCGCAAGCGGATGAAACGCCGCGCAGTGACGCTGCGCCGAATGACTCCGCATCGCATGAAGGTGGCGCAGCATGAATGCGACGGTGATGGCGATGCTGCTTATCGCCGTGCATGTAATGATATGCGTGCTGCTGTGCGTATTGTCTCGCGTTGGCGTGCTTCGTGTGGAGGGGCGACTGCTTCCTTTCATGCTGCTGGTGCCATTGTGGGGGCCGTTATGCGTGCTGTTGCTGCATGCGAGCACGCTGATTCGCGTTGGCGCGCACACGGCTCCGGGGCTTGAGCAAATGCGTGTGGATGATGAGGAACGTCGAAGCGTTCTCGTTGAGGAACGAGCCGATTTCGCCAATACAGTGCCGTTGGAAGAGGCGTTGATCGTCAATGATTCGAGTCAGCGGCGCAGTCTGGTGATGTCCATTCTCAACGATAATCCCAGCCGTTATATCGATGTGTTGTCGCAGGCCCGACTGAATGAGGATGTGGAAGTCGTGCATTACGCGGCTACCGCCATGGCGCAGATCAGTGCCAAGGAAGATCTTGCATTGCAGCGCTGCCGTAACGATTATCTGCAGCATCGAAATTCCGAAACGATGTTGGAACGCTATTGCGATGCGCTGGAACGATATGTCAATTCCGGTATTGCGCAAGGATACGCTTTGCAGTTGCAGA
This sequence is a window from Bifidobacterium breve DSM 20213 = JCM 1192. Protein-coding genes within it:
- a CDS encoding FAD-dependent oxidoreductase; its protein translation is MTQTNNLYDVVVIGGGPAGLTAGLYLARARYRVLILEKDDFGGQITITNEVVNYPGVGRTTGRALTQTMRQQAQGFGAEFLSAEATGLDVDGDIKTVHTLRGDIKTFGILIATGASPRKLGFEGEAEYAGRGVAYCATCDGEFFAGKEVLVVGGGFAAAEESVFLTKYASKVTVLVREPDFTCDAAVAAEAKNNPKIDVRYQVELKGVTAGQGGLREASILDLATGQTETWKPADSGTFGVFVFAGYVPATDLVCGVVELDDHGYVVTHDYLETSVPGVYAAGDLRVKNLRQVVTATADGAIAAVELERYAKQMSEKTGMVPPRPTVSAYEESEAKAASAASAAGTTPAPAPAKRSADAAAAASAAKKPGELFSAAIKQQLDVVFGRMTRPVTIALELDDTPLSAELQGFIGEMVALSGGKLNSVAVDAAGLITAVDGSSAPTSLVVGEPLTVTLPSGTELPTYGSLDDSGRATFDVAGVLPLARPAVRICVPAEGDEAGKDGDGSLVFTGLAFHGVPSGHEFNSFVLGLYNAAGPGQPLGDDLIERAKSITDSLNIMILVSLTCTMCPETVLASQRIASLSPAVRAEAYDVSHFPELKDQYGAMSVPCIVITHADGTQQVEFGKKSIPQMLELVGA
- a CDS encoding NAD-dependent epimerase/dehydratase family protein, yielding MEVLLIGNTDYITEQWIQHAFPRDHVVIAEREGTVDGNDRLRIVNMSDANTLAETLTTYEFDRIVFFSENLTPRSDRYGDLGALRRFLHAIRNRQTQMLMVSGPESEFTYPENADVRDTSKSLISRASEELCLYYARTYRLEAKIIRCPYLYAPERNGATAYFGRLFEQASAGSISFREREQQQTCFLCADDLAELIYRMFDDWTAESDIFHVPNVFNFTYGDLADVISAAFPGLSVTFGEDRPQSYPADDHVLRLRYGWSPRYSLKQDLPLVLQRWKEARAQEQSGKHPIWDFLRNHSKPWIAFEICVTFILEELLRTAVQGDSQLGTVDLRLFFVVIVGTMYGMNAGVFAAALACAGMALSYASNGASFAPLFYDTSNWLAFVVYFVAGAVCGYVQMRNRENLRFMRDENSLLRERLAFLRDLYDDVLDDRRMLRGQIIGRRDSLGKMYAMTRELDEVLPRKLYHATIRIMQDTLGGDSFGIYRIDNGGRFAHLVAASPQTESLFSKSVLLENYANIVTALDHGGLWVNRNLEQNLPMYAAGVRADGKLAVVIVLAKAQPDQMNLYFQNLFTIICGLVESAMVRAFDYENVAWQTMLVPGTEFLNTQVFLSKVLAANELKHAHMSNHLLLRVEDAWQDDGSRLMGAIRQTDEAGVLQDGNVYVLMDQASEHELPIINGRLAQAGLHVKLVSGHEEDSLLAEASEQVAAESQADETPRSDAAPNDSASHEGGAA